From Montipora foliosa isolate CH-2021 chromosome 6, ASM3666993v2, whole genome shotgun sequence, a single genomic window includes:
- the LOC138007905 gene encoding sorting nexin-16-like: MASETCREQSESFQTIDVVEIQAPIVGYEVVEARKRFTVYQVFVQLGNEQTWHVFRRYSDFVRMDDGLRKLFSDFHGVLPPKKYFGDNFDRIFIEKRRQGLQEYIDNVLVRQDVITAQPVVEFFCFDDPPGPYDSIEESRAFIEALEDTVHDMKNRQNVLAAEIKLVKSQLRQSQAQKQALLIALRSERVLNGKPSYDDDDVQLMAEYIRLPEVARLDFKVLAKRDNEIDAAPPRKNSYKKSNQFPNSMAASQWDLRVETAAGICAKRTLPPAGRRARSTSDLSDSRRHRKRSDTHLPSNLDSRGNLTVLDKFMTQSTEALQQIRNSVRQKLRPAENGPAAPTND, translated from the coding sequence ATGGCTTCAGAGACGTGCCGAGAACAGAGCGAATCTTTTCAAACGATCGACGTGGTAGAAATTCAAGCTCCGATTGTCGGATACGAGGTTGTAGAGGCACGAAAACGATTCACGGTTTATCAGGTTTTTGTACAACTGGGAAATGAGCAAACCTGGCATGTCTTCCGAAGGTACTCGGACTTCGTTCGCATGGACGACGGATTGAGGAAGCTTTTTAGCGACTTTCACGGAGTGCTTCCACCTAAAAAGTACTTCGGTGATAACTTTGATaggattttcattgaaaaacgaAGACAGGGTCTTCAGGAGTACATCGACAACGTTTTAGTAAGACAAGATGTTATAACAGCCCAGCCAGTGGTGGAGTTCTTTTGCTTCGACGACCCACCGGGCCCTTACGATAGTATTGAGGAAAGCAGAGCCTTCATTGAAGCGTTGGAAGACACAGTTcatgacatgaaaaacagacAAAACGTGCTAGCAGCGGAGATCAAGCTCGTAAAATCGCAGCTACGACAGTCACAAGCCCAAAAACAAGCACTACTAATCGCTCTACGGTCCGAGCGCGTCTTGAACGGTAAACCATCGTACGATGATGACGATGTCCAGCTCATGGCAGAGTACATAAGACTCCCAGAGGTTGCGCGACTGGATTTTAAAGTCCTCGCCAAGAGAGATAACGAAATTGATGCGGCACCGCCGCGAAAAAATAGCTacaaaaaatcaaatcagttTCCAAACTCAATGGCAGCGAGCCAGTGGGATTTGCGAGTTGAAACGGCTGCTGGCATATGCGCCAAAAGAACGCTACCGCCTGCAGGAAGAAGGGCGCGATCTACCTCGGATTTGTCAGATTCGAGGAGGCATAGAAAAAGGAGTGACACACACTTGCCGTCGAATTTGGACAGTCGTGGAAACTTGACTGTATTAGACAAATTTATGACTCAAAGTACTGAGGCGCTGCAGCAAATACGGAACAGCGTTCGACAAAAGTTAAGACCAGCCGAAAATGGCCCCGCTGCACCTACGAACGACTAG
- the LOC138007906 gene encoding UPF0547 protein C16orf87 homolog codes for MVLQQCLACNSWITKPSRSCSCGHVFEDQKQVIGGKRFSEYRAMLYCRLENRRRREEKRKNTKVKRLTQGEQPHRGVKNQLSELPEQSLLKATVIPEKPRRSAAAKTSNKTKRRKESASKQQNKICLPQDLYSRFPSALQGINRKILGQNLLWLELVTE; via the exons ATGGTACTTCAGCAGTGTCTCGCGTGTAACTCTTGG ATCACAAAACCGTCCAGGTCTTGCTCGTGTGGTCACGTGTTCGAAGACCAGAAGCAAGTCATTGGTGGAAAGAGATTTTCAG AGTATCGTGCCATGCTTTACTGCCGCCTTGAAAATCGAAGGAGGAGGGAAGAGAAgcgaaaaaatacaaaagtaaaGCGGCTGACCCAAGGCGAACAACCACACAGAGGTGTTAAG AATCAACTGTCAGAGTTACCCGAACAATCACTGTTAAAAGCTACAGTAATTCCAGAGAAACCACGTCGATCGGCTGCGGCAAAGacttcaaacaaaacaaaaagaagaaaggaaTCTGCATCAAAACAGCAAAATAAGATTTGCTTGCCACAGGATCTGTACTCAAGATTTCCCAGTGCGCTTCAGGGAATAAACCGTAAAATATTAGGACAGAACTTGTTGTGGCTAGAGTTAGTAACGGAGTAG